A genome region from Pirellulales bacterium includes the following:
- a CDS encoding proprotein convertase P-domain-containing protein — MVDRPNGDAEPLGSSAPVGFQPAQIRHAYGFDQVSVSGGIVGDGSGQTIAIVDAYDTPNILSELQAFDAQFGIPDPPSFKRVAQDGSTNYPPVDPRGAGVNNWELETALDVEWSHALAPGANILLVEAANNGPALDGIAVPFAASQPGVSVVSMSFGSSETPTEIGLDADFTTPAGHTGVTFVASTGDGGAPGEYPAYSPNVLAVGGTTLSLNNQNQISSETGWSGSGGGISTIESQPGYQAGVVTQSTTQRTIPDVSLIANPSTGVTIYDSYNGGTATPWEQIGGTSVSAPSWAAVIAIANQGRSAAGLPNLDGRSGTLPAIYNLPGSDFHDITSGSNGTNSSAGPGYDLVTGRGSPNVPLIVGGLAGTSIISGSVFSDTNDNGTLDSSEGGLTGWTVFDDLNNNGILDPPAQSTVNSLNAPLTIPARSTITSTTTVTGFVGGVIDLNVNLSIAVVRASNLILTLTGPDGTSVTLANRNGGTAANFTNTTFDDQAATAVASGTAPYTGSFRPTGLLSAFNGKAVNGVWTLTVNGVNSTTAGTLNNWSLQVLSPTEPSVTTGAGGIYDLPVSAGAHHIREISQGGFAATGPTGGVYNVTIATGQNSLGNNFGNLPSSISGQVFDDPNDNGVLDPGENTTQGVVFDDLNNNGLYDSTSQWNVTSLDVPKPVSTLSTVLSNTVVDDLAGSISDLNINLSINDTQDSNLSVSLIGPNGTTVNLINHNGGSGVNFVNTTFDDQATTAIGSGAAPFTGSFKPASVLSAFIGKSPNGTWTLAVTDTGSPNTGTVVSWSLQFTTNAGEPAVISTDGNYQFTNLLAGTHHIRELILGDTLETSPPGGAYVVAVSTQSTTTNANFGNHAASVGGTVFLDANNDGTFDSGDSGLGGWLVYDDQNDDGIFTQAVQSNTAALDDPQPITSQNTTTSDITISGQTSPISNVIVNLSLHYPNDGDLSITLTDPAGNLISLDNQVATGANMIDTTFADGATALTNGVAPYTGSFQSSDLMATLNGDNANGVWQLQVTDEGQVSSGTLDGWNLVLTTGTTEPNTTTNPDGSFQFNDQTEGVHHYREIPPAGYVETSPASGVYDETLATGAYVTGVNFGNIAVISATPGAPALLPASDTGILNTDGITRLNNANASNELSFLVSGTVAGATVTLDADGQQIGSAVASGNTTTITTNGSLSLADGSHLITAFQTEPDKLASTASSALPITIDTTPPIATVVAVTPNPLTTSPNSLTITFNEPVSGLDLSDLAFTLNGGQNLLTSAQTISSTDGITWTLSNLSALATVSGTYQLTLNPVGTPVVDLAGNQDTATASTTFALNLGPGPEVTDVLVDGTAWTGNFLGALQSAGEGNGSGYAIPVGSAAQSAPLPWINLNQVQITFNEDVNVQQASLALTGLNVANYAFNGFSYNNSTHTATWTLASPIGADRLQLNLASTGAAAVKDNAGNSLDGEWTSAASSYPSGNGTPGGDFHFGFNVLPADLNQDGVVNGLDINQIASHWLATGGLLGDVNGDAVVNGLDINAIASQWLTSLPAGGGSGTGAASLAVSSQLSPSMPSFASPQPIDRLANYVGNLSLPNNAGQVDSLISQNADNDGLVLSRLAQATVALPASNIASDLTGSRDSIIGLATEIETSASFIHDELLNTLVASRRSRV, encoded by the coding sequence GACGTCGAATGGAGCCATGCCTTGGCGCCCGGCGCCAACATCCTGCTTGTCGAGGCCGCAAATAATGGCCCGGCACTCGATGGTATTGCCGTGCCATTCGCGGCCAGCCAACCGGGCGTTTCGGTGGTTTCGATGAGCTTCGGCTCCAGCGAGACTCCCACCGAGATTGGACTCGATGCCGACTTCACGACCCCCGCAGGCCACACGGGAGTAACATTCGTCGCCTCGACCGGCGACGGAGGCGCCCCCGGCGAGTATCCAGCCTACTCTCCCAATGTGCTGGCCGTGGGCGGTACTACCTTGTCACTCAATAATCAGAATCAAATCTCGAGCGAAACCGGCTGGAGCGGCAGTGGAGGCGGGATCAGCACGATTGAATCACAACCAGGCTATCAAGCCGGAGTCGTGACACAAAGCACCACGCAACGCACCATTCCCGATGTCTCGCTCATCGCTAACCCTAGCACGGGTGTGACGATCTACGATTCGTACAATGGCGGTACCGCGACGCCCTGGGAACAAATTGGCGGCACCAGCGTATCGGCACCCAGTTGGGCCGCAGTGATCGCGATCGCCAATCAGGGACGCAGCGCGGCGGGCCTACCGAATCTCGATGGGCGCAGTGGCACGCTTCCAGCGATTTACAATCTACCCGGCTCGGACTTTCACGACATTACCAGTGGAAGTAACGGCACCAATTCCTCGGCCGGACCAGGCTACGATCTTGTCACGGGGCGCGGCAGTCCGAATGTGCCATTGATCGTTGGCGGCCTGGCCGGCACGTCGATTATCTCGGGCAGCGTTTTTTCCGATACCAACGACAACGGCACACTTGATTCCAGCGAAGGGGGCCTGACGGGGTGGACCGTCTTTGACGATTTGAACAATAACGGAATCCTCGATCCTCCCGCGCAATCCACCGTTAACTCGTTGAATGCACCTTTGACGATTCCCGCCCGCTCGACCATTACGTCGACAACAACCGTGACCGGCTTTGTCGGCGGAGTCATCGATCTGAATGTCAATCTGTCGATCGCCGTAGTGCGGGCCTCTAACCTCATACTGACGCTCACCGGCCCGGATGGTACCAGCGTCACGCTGGCCAACCGCAACGGCGGCACCGCCGCCAACTTTACGAACACCACGTTCGACGATCAGGCGGCGACGGCAGTCGCCAGCGGCACGGCACCCTACACTGGCAGCTTTCGCCCTACGGGCTTGTTGTCGGCCTTCAATGGCAAAGCCGTCAACGGCGTGTGGACGCTCACCGTCAACGGCGTCAACAGCACAACCGCGGGCACGCTCAACAATTGGTCATTGCAGGTTCTGAGTCCTACCGAGCCCAGCGTTACGACCGGCGCTGGCGGTATCTACGATCTGCCAGTTAGCGCCGGCGCGCACCATATTCGCGAGATTTCGCAAGGCGGTTTCGCAGCCACCGGTCCGACGGGCGGAGTTTACAATGTGACGATTGCCACAGGACAGAATTCACTGGGAAACAACTTCGGCAATCTTCCTTCATCGATCTCGGGCCAGGTATTCGACGACCCGAACGACAACGGCGTGCTCGATCCTGGCGAGAACACCACTCAAGGTGTCGTCTTCGACGATCTGAACAACAACGGCCTGTACGACAGTACGTCTCAGTGGAACGTTACTTCACTCGACGTCCCCAAGCCCGTTTCCACGCTATCTACCGTTTTGTCGAACACCGTCGTCGACGACCTGGCCGGCTCGATTTCAGACCTCAACATCAACCTGTCGATCAACGACACGCAAGACTCGAACCTGTCCGTGTCGCTCATCGGGCCAAACGGCACAACTGTCAATCTTATCAATCACAATGGCGGGAGCGGCGTCAACTTTGTCAATACAACGTTCGACGACCAAGCCACCACCGCCATCGGCAGCGGCGCAGCGCCATTCACTGGCAGTTTCAAACCGGCCAGCGTGCTGTCGGCCTTCATTGGCAAGAGCCCGAATGGAACGTGGACGTTGGCCGTGACCGACACCGGGTCACCCAACACAGGCACGGTGGTAAGCTGGTCGTTGCAGTTCACGACTAATGCCGGGGAACCAGCGGTTATATCTACCGACGGTAATTATCAATTCACAAATCTTCTGGCCGGAACACATCACATCCGTGAGTTGATCTTGGGTGACACGTTGGAAACGTCTCCTCCGGGTGGCGCATACGTCGTCGCCGTTTCTACGCAATCGACCACCACCAATGCAAACTTCGGCAACCACGCGGCCTCGGTGGGCGGCACGGTTTTCTTGGATGCCAACAACGACGGAACGTTCGACTCAGGGGATAGCGGACTGGGCGGGTGGCTAGTCTACGACGACCAGAATGACGATGGCATATTCACCCAGGCCGTGCAATCGAATACCGCCGCACTTGACGACCCGCAGCCGATCACTAGTCAAAACACGACAACGTCGGACATCACCATCAGCGGACAAACGTCGCCCATTTCGAATGTCATCGTCAATCTTTCGCTGCACTATCCCAACGATGGCGACCTGTCGATCACGCTAACGGATCCCGCGGGCAACTTGATATCGCTCGATAATCAGGTGGCGACCGGGGCGAACATGATCGATACCACCTTCGCCGACGGGGCTACGGCTCTCACCAACGGAGTTGCCCCCTACACGGGCAGCTTCCAGTCGAGCGATTTGATGGCCACGCTGAACGGCGATAATGCCAATGGCGTTTGGCAGCTGCAAGTCACCGACGAAGGCCAGGTTAGTTCCGGTACGCTCGACGGTTGGAACCTTGTGTTGACGACAGGTACGACCGAACCCAACACCACGACCAACCCCGACGGCAGTTTTCAGTTCAATGATCAGACCGAGGGCGTTCATCACTATCGCGAGATTCCTCCGGCCGGTTACGTCGAGACTTCGCCCGCCAGCGGAGTGTACGACGAGACGTTGGCGACAGGTGCCTACGTGACCGGCGTCAACTTTGGCAATATCGCCGTGATCAGTGCAACACCCGGCGCGCCGGCGTTGTTGCCTGCCAGCGATACCGGCATCTTAAATACCGACGGCATCACGCGGCTGAACAACGCGAACGCCTCAAACGAGTTGAGCTTCCTGGTTTCCGGCACAGTGGCTGGCGCCACAGTGACTCTCGACGCCGATGGCCAGCAGATTGGCAGCGCCGTGGCCAGCGGCAACACGACCACGATCACCACCAACGGCTCGCTGAGTCTGGCCGACGGCAGCCACTTGATCACCGCATTCCAGACCGAGCCGGACAAGCTGGCCTCGACCGCTTCCTCGGCCCTGCCGATCACGATCGACACTACGCCCCCTATCGCGACGGTGGTTGCAGTCACGCCGAATCCGCTCACGACCAGTCCCAACAGCCTGACCATCACGTTCAACGAACCAGTGAGCGGGCTGGATCTCAGCGATCTCGCCTTCACGCTCAACGGGGGTCAAAACCTGCTCACGTCCGCCCAAACGATCTCATCGACAGATGGCATCACCTGGACTCTGTCGAACCTAAGCGCGCTGGCCACCGTGAGTGGGACGTATCAATTGACCCTCAATCCGGTCGGCACGCCGGTTGTCGACCTGGCCGGCAATCAAGATACCGCGACGGCCAGTACCACATTTGCTCTCAATCTTGGCCCCGGCCCGGAAGTGACGGATGTGCTGGTCGACGGTACGGCCTGGACCGGCAATTTCCTTGGTGCCCTGCAATCCGCGGGTGAAGGGAATGGCAGCGGCTATGCAATTCCCGTTGGTTCAGCGGCGCAATCGGCCCCGCTGCCGTGGATCAACCTGAATCAGGTCCAGATCACGTTCAACGAGGACGTCAATGTTCAACAGGCAAGCCTCGCGCTGACAGGTCTGAACGTTGCTAACTACGCGTTCAACGGGTTCAGCTACAACAACAGCACTCACACCGCCACCTGGACCTTGGCCAGCCCGATCGGCGCGGACCGGTTGCAACTTAATTTGGCCTCGACAGGCGCCGCGGCGGTAAAAGACAACGCCGGCAACTCACTCGATGGCGAATGGACTAGCGCCGCGAGCAGCTATCCCTCTGGCAATGGAACGCCTGGCGGGGATTTCCATTTTGGCTTCAATGTCCTGCCGGCGGATTTGAACCAGGATGGGGTCGTCAATGGACTGGACATCAATCAGATCGCCTCGCATTGGTTGGCGACCGGAGGCCTGCTCGGCGACGTGAACGGTGACGCCGTTGTCAATGGACTCGATATCAACGCCATCGCATCGCAATGGTTGACAAGCCTGCCCGCGGGGGGCGGCAGCGGCACTGGCGCCGCCAGCCTGGCCGTTTCATCACAACTGTCTCCGAGCATGCCGTCGTTTGCCAGTCCGCAACCGATAGATCGCCTGGCCAATTACGTTGGCAACCTCAGCCTGCCAAACAACGCGGGTCAGGTCGACAGTCTCATATCGCAAAATGCGGATAACGACGGGCTCGTCCTTAGCCGCCTGGCCCAGGCAACGGTCGCGCTTCCAGCCAGCAATATTGCTAGTGATTTGACCGGTTCGCGCGATTCGATCATCGGCCTGGCGACGGAAATCGAAACGTCGGCTTCGTTCATCCACGACGAATTGCTCAACACGCTGGTAGCAAGCCGTCGCTCACGCGTGTAA
- a CDS encoding type 1 glutamine amidotransferase — protein sequence MQQVLVLQHIACETVGTIAHALAQADIPFRYVRPFAGDSIPPLMQGWAGLAVMGGPMGVYEVDRHPHLRDEIALIEDACDQNLPVLGICLGSQLLATALGARVTPGASKEIGWFKVMLRDDARTDRLFAKVPSEFMALHWHGDVFELPDQAVPLARTSKTPLQAFRWRERAYGVLFHLETTATNPDAMIETFGEELAADQIDPELIRSAAVTNLAALDEIGQSVFANWATLVTEPATC from the coding sequence ATGCAACAGGTTCTGGTCCTTCAGCACATTGCCTGTGAGACCGTCGGAACCATCGCACACGCACTCGCTCAGGCTGATATCCCGTTTCGCTACGTGCGGCCCTTTGCCGGAGACTCCATTCCGCCGTTGATGCAGGGCTGGGCCGGGTTGGCGGTGATGGGAGGGCCGATGGGCGTTTACGAAGTGGATCGGCACCCGCACTTGCGAGATGAAATTGCACTGATCGAAGACGCGTGTGATCAGAATCTGCCGGTGCTAGGAATCTGCTTGGGGAGCCAGCTATTGGCCACTGCCTTGGGGGCCAGAGTTACGCCGGGTGCAAGCAAAGAGATTGGCTGGTTCAAGGTCATGCTGCGAGACGATGCGCGCACCGACCGGTTATTTGCCAAAGTCCCCAGCGAGTTCATGGCCCTGCATTGGCACGGCGATGTATTCGAATTGCCGGACCAGGCCGTGCCTCTGGCCAGAACGTCCAAGACTCCGCTACAAGCATTTCGCTGGCGCGAGCGGGCCTACGGCGTCTTGTTTCACTTAGAGACCACCGCCACGAACCCGGACGCCATGATTGAAACTTTCGGCGAGGAGTTGGCCGCAGATCAAATAGATCCTGAATTGATTCGCAGTGCCGCCGTTACCAATCTTGCGGCGCTTGACGAAATCGGGCAATCGGTATTCGCAAACTGGGCCACCCTGGTTACCGAACCGGCCACCTGCTAA
- a CDS encoding molybdopterin-dependent oxidoreductase produces MTTAVRRSAPLVLLACALATSFFVATPRALADEKPVALTIVDEQGTSHVLSIEDLGKLPRKAVKVPDAAMGSIEYQGVSLPDLLSHCGVALGKELRGPRLASYVLIEATDGYRVVVAIAEVDPATTDKVMLLADHRDGAVLGEREAPFRLVIPDEKRPVRWIRMIKRISVQRAHG; encoded by the coding sequence ATGACAACAGCAGTTCGGCGATCGGCGCCCCTTGTTCTCTTGGCATGTGCGCTGGCGACCTCGTTTTTTGTTGCGACGCCGAGAGCCTTGGCCGACGAGAAACCCGTCGCGCTGACGATCGTCGACGAGCAGGGAACGTCGCACGTTTTGTCGATCGAGGATTTGGGAAAGTTGCCCCGCAAGGCTGTTAAAGTGCCCGACGCTGCGATGGGGTCGATCGAGTATCAGGGGGTAAGCTTGCCAGACTTGCTGTCACACTGCGGCGTGGCCTTGGGCAAGGAGTTGCGCGGGCCGCGCCTCGCCAGCTATGTGCTCATTGAGGCGACGGATGGTTACCGGGTGGTGGTTGCCATTGCCGAGGTCGATCCCGCCACGACCGACAAAGTGATGCTACTGGCCGACCACCGCGATGGTGCCGTACTGGGCGAAAGAGAGGCCCCATTTCGGCTTGTCATCCCCGATGAAAAGCGGCCGGTTCGTTGGATCAGAATGATCAAGCGCATCAGCGTGCAGCGCGCGCACGGATAA
- a CDS encoding PQQ-dependent sugar dehydrogenase, whose amino-acid sequence MISACCQRLRLAIVLLIVAVLTRPLCAAEVDTSPLPLKVALAFADVKWPGWTSAEESGIDNPIRPILLTHAGDSTNRVFVPTQQGVIYVLPNDQQGTKADVFLDVSDKVSYNDKTNEEGFLGMAFHPKYRESGQFFVYYTNKNKRHQNVIARYRVSKDDPNKADADSEEILLVLDKPFWNHDGGTLGFGPDGFLYIAVGDGGMANDPFGNGQKLSTLLGKILRIDVDGKGSDRPYAIPADNPLVDNKDARPEIWAYGLRNVWRFAFDPKTSVLWAADVGQDTWEEIDLIVKGGNYGWNVREGLHPFAKKGTTAPANAEKPSDVIDPIWEYHHDLGKSITGGPVYRGKNIPELAGAYLYADYVSGKLWALWYDADKKVVTANREIPLPKSIPIMSFGEDEKGELYFTTYSAEGQGIYGLGRPN is encoded by the coding sequence ATGATATCTGCCTGTTGCCAGAGATTGCGATTGGCGATCGTGCTGTTGATCGTGGCCGTGCTAACGCGCCCGCTGTGTGCCGCCGAGGTAGACACGAGTCCGCTGCCGCTCAAAGTCGCGCTCGCATTCGCCGACGTCAAATGGCCTGGCTGGACGAGCGCCGAGGAATCTGGCATCGACAACCCAATCCGTCCGATCCTGCTCACGCACGCGGGAGATAGTACCAACCGCGTTTTCGTCCCCACGCAGCAAGGCGTGATTTACGTGCTGCCGAATGACCAGCAGGGGACCAAAGCCGATGTGTTTTTGGACGTTTCGGACAAGGTCTCGTACAACGACAAGACCAACGAAGAGGGCTTCCTGGGGATGGCGTTTCATCCCAAGTATCGAGAGAGCGGCCAGTTCTTCGTCTATTACACCAACAAGAACAAGCGGCATCAGAACGTGATCGCTCGCTACCGCGTCAGCAAGGACGATCCCAACAAGGCCGACGCGGATTCGGAAGAGATCTTGCTAGTGCTGGACAAGCCGTTCTGGAATCACGACGGGGGCACGTTGGGTTTCGGGCCGGATGGGTTTCTGTACATTGCCGTCGGCGATGGCGGCATGGCGAACGATCCGTTCGGCAACGGTCAGAAGCTGTCGACGCTGCTGGGTAAGATCCTGCGCATCGACGTCGATGGCAAAGGCTCGGATCGCCCCTACGCGATCCCCGCCGACAACCCACTGGTCGACAATAAAGATGCCCGGCCCGAGATCTGGGCCTATGGGCTGCGCAACGTGTGGCGGTTTGCCTTCGATCCAAAGACGAGCGTCTTGTGGGCCGCTGACGTAGGCCAAGACACTTGGGAAGAGATCGACCTGATTGTTAAAGGTGGCAACTACGGTTGGAACGTCCGCGAGGGATTGCACCCGTTTGCCAAGAAGGGCACGACCGCACCGGCGAACGCCGAGAAACCGAGCGATGTGATCGATCCCATTTGGGAGTACCACCACGATCTGGGCAAGTCGATCACGGGTGGCCCGGTTTATCGCGGCAAAAACATTCCGGAACTCGCCGGTGCGTACCTGTACGCGGACTATGTCTCCGGCAAGTTGTGGGCGTTGTGGTACGACGCCGATAAGAAAGTCGTGACCGCCAACCGCGAGATTCCGCTTCCCAAGAGCATTCCCATCATGTCCTTCGGCGAAGACGAAAAGGGAGAGTTGTACTTCACGACGTACTCGGCCGAAGGGCAGGGGATCTACGGTCTCGGCCGACCGAATTAG
- a CDS encoding LamG-like jellyroll fold domain-containing protein, protein MFRNAYPPRRSPAERRLHVEALESRHLLSASGVVGDANNDGIVNGLDINLVAMHWLSTGAQPLPGDVNADGHVNGLDLNIIATNWMQRATPPSVTVPAGPLSVNQNLNLAITGVSVADSALSPSTSTVKLTLSVGHGALTLATNVTGGLTSGQVSQNGTTTVTVTAPLAAINATLATANGLLYTPTSGYFGPDTFLASMTDLGHTSSGIPQTVSRSTQITVTVPSVAPTDVPGLQFWLDPYDTSTMTLTNVAETKGSPTSNLQSTSGTPFDFQGNGTSSQFTMAFWVYPERTWSDASWLMANAKNTFRNNDISWFLSIANGATGTLRTTYSTASSTSTLKDYAGAMPVANQWYFVVITYDGSQVGTATTQDQLRQQVYVNGQQIPTPAGDSLPQKIYAAANAGKLYLGAVDAAINNTTPEQFQDVGFWNHWISSSTAAALWNGGAGVTYATLPAGANDPFAYYSMNEASGTRFDSTSNHYDLSAGSAGVGSVQEISAWRDKSQNHITMLFGYNPDTGIQQRQFFGVYSLTARDGLPGVVMPAGAWAYAASTTISTLSSGNLFMNVQLDAPNRGENELFDFSDDVTDGQDSFMGINYIGPNTAPDAGPPAGSGNPNTSTYVPTFHTHAGNAVTHAGGWTANILNINGPEGTGAQVSNNTYFAQGGDYSYEFENVLNGTAGTGTAPGPYRMWINQSPQTIYVADGGGGSIPQLWGDGFAASGGQLSCITLGGLASRSATGVWRITTATGDTYGDIMEYGPVVTGTNDAALRQFMANR, encoded by the coding sequence ATGTTCAGGAACGCATATCCTCCGCGGCGCAGTCCTGCTGAGCGGCGCTTGCACGTCGAAGCACTCGAGTCCCGCCACTTGCTGAGCGCGTCGGGTGTTGTCGGGGATGCCAATAACGATGGCATCGTCAATGGCCTGGATATCAACCTGGTAGCAATGCATTGGCTGAGCACCGGTGCGCAGCCGTTGCCTGGTGACGTCAACGCCGACGGTCACGTCAATGGGCTCGATCTCAACATCATTGCTACGAATTGGATGCAAAGGGCAACTCCGCCGTCGGTCACTGTTCCGGCTGGTCCTTTGAGCGTCAATCAGAATCTCAACCTGGCGATCACTGGCGTCTCGGTGGCAGACAGCGCGCTGTCGCCCAGCACCAGCACCGTGAAGCTAACGCTGTCGGTCGGACACGGCGCGCTCACGCTGGCTACGAACGTGACGGGTGGGCTAACCAGCGGGCAAGTTTCGCAGAACGGAACCACCACGGTGACGGTCACCGCCCCGTTGGCAGCGATCAATGCCACGCTCGCCACCGCGAATGGTCTGCTGTACACGCCGACGAGCGGCTATTTCGGTCCCGATACGTTCCTGGCCTCGATGACTGATCTAGGCCATACCAGTTCAGGCATCCCGCAAACCGTCTCGCGAAGCACACAAATCACTGTCACGGTTCCGAGCGTCGCGCCGACAGATGTGCCAGGCTTGCAATTCTGGCTCGACCCTTACGATACCAGCACGATGACGTTGACCAACGTCGCCGAGACCAAGGGAAGTCCCACGAGCAATTTGCAATCAACCAGTGGCACACCGTTCGACTTCCAAGGCAACGGCACGTCCAGCCAGTTCACGATGGCCTTCTGGGTTTATCCCGAAAGGACCTGGTCTGATGCCAGCTGGCTGATGGCGAACGCGAAAAACACCTTCCGCAATAACGATATCAGCTGGTTCTTGTCGATTGCCAATGGTGCCACGGGCACACTCCGTACCACGTATTCGACCGCCAGCTCGACCTCGACATTAAAGGACTACGCTGGCGCGATGCCTGTTGCCAATCAATGGTACTTCGTCGTCATCACGTACGACGGCTCGCAGGTGGGCACTGCCACAACCCAGGATCAATTGCGCCAGCAAGTGTATGTAAACGGGCAACAAATTCCGACGCCGGCCGGTGATTCGCTACCGCAAAAGATCTATGCCGCGGCCAATGCCGGCAAACTCTACTTGGGGGCTGTCGACGCCGCCATCAACAACACCACGCCCGAGCAATTCCAGGACGTCGGCTTCTGGAACCATTGGATCAGCAGCAGCACCGCGGCCGCGCTTTGGAACGGAGGAGCCGGCGTTACGTATGCCACTTTGCCGGCTGGCGCCAACGATCCGTTCGCCTATTACTCGATGAATGAAGCCAGTGGCACGCGGTTCGACTCGACCAGCAATCACTACGATCTGTCGGCCGGATCCGCGGGCGTAGGCAGCGTGCAAGAAATCAGCGCCTGGCGCGACAAATCACAAAACCATATCACTATGCTCTTCGGCTACAATCCAGACACGGGAATTCAACAGCGTCAGTTCTTCGGCGTTTACTCCCTGACCGCCCGCGACGGTCTGCCCGGCGTGGTGATGCCAGCCGGAGCGTGGGCCTACGCCGCCTCGACGACCATCAGCACGCTGTCGTCAGGCAACCTGTTCATGAACGTGCAGCTTGACGCACCCAACCGTGGCGAGAACGAACTGTTTGATTTCTCCGACGATGTGACCGACGGGCAAGACAGCTTCATGGGGATCAACTACATCGGGCCGAACACGGCGCCTGATGCCGGCCCCCCCGCCGGCAGCGGAAACCCCAACACCAGCACCTATGTGCCCACATTCCATACTCACGCCGGCAATGCCGTCACGCACGCGGGGGGCTGGACGGCGAATATCTTGAACATCAATGGCCCCGAAGGGACCGGAGCGCAGGTATCGAATAACACCTACTTTGCACAGGGTGGAGACTACAGCTACGAATTTGAAAACGTTCTCAACGGCACCGCGGGCACGGGCACCGCGCCCGGACCGTACCGCATGTGGATCAATCAATCTCCACAGACGATCTATGTTGCCGACGGCGGCGGCGGGTCCATCCCGCAACTATGGGGCGACGGCTTCGCCGCGTCCGGCGGACAACTTTCATGCATCACCCTGGGCGGGCTAGCCTCGCGCAGCGCGACAGGCGTGTGGCGAATCACTACCGCCACCGGCGACACCTACGGTGACATCATGGAATACGGCCCGGTCGTGACCGGTACGAACGACGCGGCGCTACGCCAATTCATGGCCAATCGATGA